The genome window TtctgttttgaaatattttgattcTCTGCTGAAGGTCTCCTTCTACTTACATGGTTCTTGATGAATTCCCCATTGTTTCGAGGATCTGAAACAACATTCCCCATTCATAATCATGAATCTAAGAAGTGGGGAATTCAAATAAAGAACTGAATACCAAAAGCTatcaaaaagaataataaaagatGGCAAATTCAACTCACTTCCATCATCATCCATTCCATCAAAGAACTTCATGTAATGCAGCACACGGACACACAAGTAGTACAAAAAGTTAGTCCCCATGTAGAATACCCTGAAtacaaattaaacataaatcaaaagaaaaggaaacatacTTGTGAGAGCTCCATTGAAGTAGGTTGAGTGGCAAAGAAAGCTCCTTCATCCAAAGGAGGAGAAGGAAGcccttcttcttcatcaacaacaGAAGGATTTACAGAATCAGGAGTACCTTCATTACCTAAAAGTCCAAGCATAAAATCAGATGCCACAGAGAGTTTTCGAACCGAGTTGGAAAGAATGCTAAAAGCATTCTGCCAATGACAAAATACTTGCGAGCAAGTTTCTACCTCGTATAACATTTGCAGCACTGTACCACTCGTCTACCAAAACTTTCCAGTCTCTGCAACAGATGAAAGagaattttaatgttaaataatcgaaaataaacaaataaattcactGGAGCATTCTAGTATTACAAACTAAACAATGTGGATAATTGAAGTTCAATGTCATCATTAACTGCACTTGTACACCCATATGTCTCCAGCAACAAGTAAactaattttctaatatatatatatgctcacaCCAAAGTTGCAATAGGTTGAGAAGCAAGCCACTGCCTGCATATTCTTATTGTGCACATGGCTTATTCATACAtagatgaaagaagaagaaacaaaagggcAGGCAAACTCATCCAGAAAATAAACAGATGGAGTATCTTAGGCAGAACTagtatctcaaaaaaaaaaagtcccaaTAAATGCCATGCTTGAATGGATGCCTAACCTCTACCAACAAAtgtgaaaaaaacacatatttataGTCATGGAAACTATAGATATTCAATATTCAGAGAGTGGCAATAACTCAGAAGTTCATTCTTGGTTTGGCAAAACAGGAGAACAACTAGCAGAAAGGATAAAGTCACCTCACAAACCAAGTTGAACATGATATAGTCCTATGATATGGTCGAATTGCTAATTATTTAGCACACAACAACAAACTACTACTTCATCAAGGCATAAAGAAACTGTTGTACAGCACAGGAAACAAGCACATACTCTATTAAAGTCCGTGCAAGATGTCGAATCTGCTTTGATCCATGCTTCCGGAGCCCATTGACAGCCTTTCCAATCTCAGTTGCCTGGTGAAAGACAAGCTCCATTAGTACAAAAACTCaagtaaaggaaataaaaaattagactgagaaaaaaatttgtaatgccaaaaaatattaatccaacTCAAACACTAAAAGAAAGAGTGTATCCAACCTTTAGAGTATCCACAGTCAAAGCCATCAATCTAAGCTTCCTCAATGATTCAAGCAACACAGAATCAGACTGTCATAAGAACAATCATAGCACAGACAATCAGAAATCAGAAAACTCGAAAACTCAAAAAACAAGTTCCAATATTCTCCGACCAAACAACAACAATTCTCAAAAATCTTCACACACCCCATTTTAAAGGATCCATAAAACCACATAATTCAACAATCCAATCATCCAAATAAGctaaaacaactaaaatgctgttaagataaaataaaatacctcATCTTGGCTGTTATAAAGAATGTCTTTGATCCTCAAAACCTCATCAACAGTCTGAGACACCTCCTCAATCTCATCAGTTAAAGCTTCAGCTTCTCCAAAACTAAAATTACTAACCAACTGATCATTCACATTCACTTCTCCattatcaaaatcattatcCCTATTACTACTATTCACCTTGCTCTCTTTACTCCCACCTCCCTCGTACTCAAACCCGCCATCATCAATATCTAtatcaacttcttcttcatcatcatcactaccAGAATTATCACCATCCCTTCTTTTGCTACAGCAACCTCTATCATCCCTCTCATCTTCATCATGACCCGGAACCGCCAGCTCTACCTGGTTACAACCCGAACACTTTATCAATCTACAAGAAAACAAACGTTCTGCAATCCGATCTCTACGCAATTTAAACTCTTTTGGACAATCAGATGCTGCAACCAAGATTGCATGATCAATGATACCAAAAATATCAGAACTTGCTGTCCTAAAATAATCCCTCCAGTAATCAAGTGACACAGATTTCATTGTAACCTGATGACCCGGCTCAAGAACCCGAATATATCACTCTTTATTCAAATTTGGCAATTCCCAGAAACAGAATTAACATTCATGAGACTTTCATAACCAAAAAAAgactctttcttttattattattttttagagaaaccCAGAAATGAAAAACCAAACTTTTTCCAAATCTGATCAAATACAAGACAAAAACCAAAGATTGAAAATTGATTATCTCTATATGTTACGAAAATAAGTTTATTGTTCTTCTTTCTGGTTTCTGTTTTATCTTGGTCACATTAAAGATAGGATATTGAGGACaagttgaagatgatgatcGAAAGAGAATCAAAGCATCTGACAAAAACTAACGTGGGGTTTTGTTTGATATTGGATTGTTgcaaaggagagaagaaaactttccttgggaaaaaaatatttgtcctGGAAAATTATAGGTAAgactgaacaaaaaaaaaggcagaaaTCTagtaagaggaaaaaaaaaaaaagcgagaaaataatttggagtttttgtttctctccctttccttttctctccctctttGTTTCTGTTTGGTTTCCTTCCACACAAAATCAGGTGCTGTGCGGTAAAaaggcagagagagagagagagagagtttgtgctctcaacaaaacaaacacactttCATTGAAACTgttgtttgatgttttatttatttttatgcttgctaaggatttttcattttcttctttctttctttttttggctcTTTTTATTTACACGAAAATAAGATTAGatagataatataaaatgattatGAAGAAAATATAGAGAATGATTTTGATTGTATATAGTATGCTTTATagtttaattacatttttttctttattaaatttacttATATTTTCATTGTATGTATGGATCAAGAGTagatagttgttttttttacaattttaaaacaaaaatttaggatattttaagtaacaattttgttttttataaaatatattttaatatttaatttgaaaaatactttcacttaaaatacttttcaatacTATAGTTATAGGAGAagataatgataaaataataataataattataacgataagataaagatatagttgaaatagttaaatgatattataaataaattattgcttgtaaaatattttataaaaagttataaactaaaaatgttttttaataattaagtttgaaaattgattataaaatattttttatataaaatatataaaagatatttttcagaaacaaacataaaaaaataaaaaatatttttttataaaatattttacgtaAAATAAACATACCTCAACAATTATCATTTCCTTCAGTTGGTTAGCActgtcaaaaaaaattatcttctcGGCATAGTTTAAATATgctatttttactataattaaaataaattattttttgatcatttaatttcaataaccaataaaattaaaccatTAAGATATATAATCCAATGGACTAGATAAATTGTAAATTGATTAAGAACTGCTCCATAATTTAAGGTTCTTACTAAATCTTAACTTACATGGAAtgttacttgatttttttattatattaaattttaataataccattgacttgaataaattttttatacttgtAAAAACTCTGTTCAAAATTTGTTGATTTAGACTTGTATACTCGTGCTATGTTGTGAGGGCACCCAATTCTTtttaagcataaaaaacaattttaattcttagagaatttttttgatattattattaaactaaaaaatataattattttgattttgttaaaataaatttttctgttgatatatcttttatttatcttagcCAACGCAATATTTTTTACTGGAAGCacaatttatgttaaaaaaattatgattattaaagcaattttttaaaatatataacaaaaatatatctttattttgtgtgattgaaaacttaaaaaattatcaatgtaatataatcatgtttcaaatctatttaaatattttaataataaaaaaccaattttaattaatttttgtataaataatttttatttatattattattttcagatcaaatatataataattaaaaaaatattaaaattcaaattaaaattagaggAAAATCCGCAACAAAACCATTaaagccaaaagaaaagaacatgcaagggctttgttaattttttctaaattattaaaaaaaaacattttttttgggattttcctttttcatgatctgtatttgtttatttgtaGATGGCTGTATTAGATTGGCTGTTATTGTGGGCGGTTTTAGGACACAGTTTGTTGAGTTTCCTAACTCGGTTCCTCGCTGAGTCGCCGCTACCTTTCGGTTTGAAAAACGTGTCAAAAGCAATTTTCGTCAGTGGTTTTACAAGACGGAGTCATTTAACTGAAATTTAAAAACTCGGCGACTCGTTTTTGTGTTAGAGTGACGGCTCTGTCATGCTTTTGTACCCAAGGTGTGATTGGGTTCTTGACACGTCAtcaatttgaatttcttttcgtAGGTAAAGCTGTGTTGGTGCGTAGGCGGTAAATTTTGGTAGGATGGTTGCTGGGGAAACGAGTAAGATATGTCACCGGACTGTGAGATTAGATTTTATGGCTGCTGAGTATTCATGAGCTGTTGTTCACCTTCAACTTGGATTGGTTGGTTTTTAGGTGGACACGGACTTGTGCaagacataaattaaattttgattgttgCTTAAATTAGAAGTTTCAAgccaatttcattttcttttatttattttatctgtacttttgataattattaatGCCTCAAGGTACATCTTGGCCAattatcaagtaaaaaattaataaattataatataattttatattaactaagaattccaattaatttttaaatattttattcaagtgATTAGTTTTACTAAAAGAGATTTGAGAATCATCTTAAAACATCCCATATAAAGTAAGATAATtcacatttgtttttaacaGTGCGTGTTTGTACGCATGCTAAGAGTTTatttaaactaatatatatattttatggtaaaaaattactaaaatcaaAAGCGATAATTTGAGATTTGAATTGGACAAGAGTAAATTGATCTAAGTGGGTTTAAAAGTTATCATTTGCATTTAATAGGATATATTGATGGAGTCTAAATTCACtggtaacataaaaaaaaatattccaaaaacaagaatataaaaataaattcacacaCACATCAACATGAACATAGaaaactcaaattcaaattatacaTGAACATGACTAatatttacaatttaaaaagtaatattaagGTTTTATAGATAATTACAtctatcattttaaaaacaatgttatggTTATATGTAACCCCACTTGTTGAAGGCGATTGACTGTATAGATGAATAGTAGCTTGCACCATcggatatttttaaaatatttaacccttatttttttttaatttatgcattatcattatttttttatcttaaaggttattttttctaaccaagaaaaaatgatttttattttttaaaacacatcatgcaaataaattctatttaaagaaaatatatatataaaaaagaaatttaatgataCATTATAATGATctctttgaaataataaaaaaaatataaacaaaaaaattaacagatcaaattgtaaatataccatgaaatataatttatttatatcaaatttaaaagataaattataataatctcttagcattgtaaaaatagaaaaatataactgctatttaaatttaaaggtgaatagaaaaatttaataaaagagagaggggggtattaattaaaatttaaataaaaaatgaatacaaagtaaaaacatatacataaaaaataggGAGGGTCCCAATTaagattttgttaaaaaaaaaatcaaaataaaaaaaaggttgggcACTGATAGGCTAACACTACACGCGTGGCCTTAAGAAAATGACCCAAGGTCAtgcctgtttttatttttttctgaagaGCTCACGCCGTGTCACCtgctccttctctctttttaaatCGGGCGACAGGTCACTTACTGCAATGTTTTCCAGGCCCTTCAGGTGAGTGAAAAATCAAGTCGAAagtttttgaactaaaaaaacataatttttaagttgtttcactttaaaatacaataaaacttcaataaatcaatttttaatcttaaaacactccaaaatcacttaaaaatattaattaaataaaatttttttaaagaaatccCGATCTACCTTTAAAggcatgtttataaaaaaaaaaaccaccatcaAATTTTTCTAGTCAAATTGAACATGTTAACATTAAAATcgattatttttgttatcaaaataTGGTCAATCGataactttttctctttttttttttattgtttttgggactttttatctcttctttAGAGAGAGAAtgactgaaaaataaacaaaataaaattttaaattaaaataaaaatcttaaaaactttGAGATTGAATATGTATTTTCTCTgtgttttctatattttgattttatatttatactataatttaaaattttaggtcgATGAATCAAGCCACaaaaggattaaataaaaaaaaattgagaataaaattaaaaacctcaattcttttaattatattgataatttgcaattcatcaaaacacaattttcaatttttttttcttagaagtTTGAGctagaaaactcaaaattaaaagaaaacaatctttttttcctttcctttcttcatTCTGTTACTTCTCCCAAACTTTCAGAACCCtatctttcttctttattatttttcgtAGTTAATTTTTCTCCATGTTtcctcaatattaaaaaccatcacttaaaaaaaacaattccatttattttcttttattttagtggTCAAAATGTCTTCCAGTCAAATTTTATTCATGGAGAAGCAATTCAttccaaattttatttatgagcTTTGTCTCATCCATCCAATTGTTCTTTGAAATTCaagcatgttttttaaagttttaatttttttatttaaaatatattttttagattattttaatgtgttgatataaaaaataaatttttaaaaataaaataatttaaatcacctttactatcacaatctcaaacaaaccttTAATCAATAGCCAATAAAGTTCAAATCTAGAGCAATCAAATAGCGATGAGTGgaaagtttgattttgtaaatttGTATAAATTAGATTGACATGTAGTTTAGTGTTTGTGTTGTATTATGtatgttaataaatttatttttttatcctattttaaatttgaaattaataaaaaatataaaatggatttaaaatgaaaaaataattaactgtaGAAGtctggtgattttttttaataaaaataaaaattatagggcTGCAGCGTTtcaaaagtgataaaaaaaaaaaaccacgtgcTTTAGCAACTTTAAACACGTGTTTTGTTACGCGCACGATCCTATCCGGCCTCGAGAAAAGTCAGATATTTCTGCTTAGCGGAGGTACCAAACAAGGCTGGATAACATTAAAGCCGCGTCACTTTGTTAggaaaatgaaatatgaaaataattgggacctaatttttttcctttttggggACCAAAGTGTATGTTTTGACAAACTCCTAtggttcaaaacaaaattttacctctcaaatcatattaatttaatatggaagaatctaaaaaaaaatacacttaaacTATATAgccacttttaattttattgttaaacaattttttatatcaattttaatcttcattctttaaaaATGTCTAATTTAAGGTCTTTTTAtccatattttcatcaaattgtACTTATATTCTATAACAAATCGACGTCTTTTTATATAGaatctaatatttttgttaaataaaactaatataagtcataattgaaaaagaaacgAAAGGCAATAGAgatgatatataatttttgggTTTGCAAAGAAACAAATCTCTATTTGAAGggtgtaatttaaaaaatttcaaaaatcttaaGACTAAATTGTAAACTTTCTCAAAGTTGGGGTGCCATGACACCCTTGACCCTGTACCTAGTTCCCACCTTCACATCTGTCTACTTACGCTCCTTGAACCTCTAGGAGCATGCATGAAGATGTTGCAAGAATGCTGTCTCATCTCATCAAATATGATGTGTGACTTTCAGGcatgtttgttaatttttcagcACCGgtaattaatttgatctttgaaaacaaaaaattgacgTTCTTGTCTTTTGTAATaccaataaattattatataacgAGATTaatattgacaattttttttttttttgggatactgagtattgattgttttaatttaaaagtaacAAGTCAGATGAATGAAATCATCAGCTAGCAATTACACCTTTTGGAGAAAAATGGATTTCAAAAACCAACTACGATTTTGGATTGTTATGAAGCAGGGATGTACTATATATGTAAATGCTATTAATTCTTGATTTCTCATTGAACATGCATGCTTCTCGTCTTAGATGTAGTGAAACAGGATCATTTACCATATTTTCCTTGCAGGTATACAATTTTCTGTTGGCGTGGGTTGTGAAAGCGTAGGCAGGAGGCTGGTCTCGGAGCAAAGTGGCCTTTCGGGCACTGAAAGGTCAATGGAAGAAATTTAGTGATTTTGACGGGCGGTATGCTTCTTACATGAGCAACATTCAAAAGTCTTGAAAACGTTTTTTTCCACGAATTCTTTGATTTTAAGATATATGATTTATCTTTAATCAGATctgaaagataaatttaatcATGACCAGTTcaaaaagattatgaaaaaaagagaaaaaaattcaactgatatgttaattgatttttgataAAATGTGGGTTATAtgaatgataaataattaatatttcatatatttatatgaaaattttgtataaaaaatcgGTTTCTACAGTATTCCTTAAAAACTATTcctttaaaaaaagtcaatgaagGCAAAAGCCAGGAGCTTGGGCTTGATCATGCGTTGAAAAAGCTCACCATGCAAGTTATCAATTCATTCACCACCAGTAATTTTAAGCAAGATCTAAAATAGTCGATGGTCAACTACTGCATCAACactaaaaaatccaattaaaatccCAGTTGTTGAACAACTTGGAGCTCCATCCAGAGTCAAATCCGGCAATGTTCTATACGATTTGCATAATTATAGATGAATATCAAGGTGGCTTGTCTAACAACCTGCATCTCATTAAGCAAGAACCAAGAAGGACAAAAAACAGTGGATTCCAGGAAAGACCGCCGACATACTAAAATATACAAgtcattaattatattatggACTCATTGAACGAATTCATTGATCAagaaattaataacatcatcCATGATTCTATGTATATTCTTGCTCTCATCATGGTCGTTGGACTATCCCTTCAATTTCTGCAGCAAATCTCGTAGATATGCTGTCATTTTGGGCAGATAACTAGTTAGAGATAGTGGAAATCGTGATGCAATTATGAAGAAAAACGTAGAATGAGCAGTTCaaggaagatgaaaaaaatcaaaggagaaACCAAGCAAAAACTTGGATGAAATGCTTTGCAAAAGCTACACCACAGGTTAAAgggattaatataaaaaaaaagcaggacgcaatatttatcaattttcaatcTAAAGTCAAAGTGGATCGGTgtggaaaaacaaataagctTGGACTACACGGTACGTAGGGATAACATGGTGTAAATTATAACCTTGTAGACACCAAATATGAAGTCTAATGAAAAGAAGTCACGAGCTTGACCTTTTATCATATGTTGGAAGAGGTCATATTGGTTACCAATTTATTCACGACAAATTGTTTTTCACACCAAGATTTCAATAGCCTAGTTGTAATAATACATATGATTATATTATGCTGTTAATTCGATTACCTGTCAACTTGTGATTTGaccaaataatatcattttagattttattttgagaaaaaatggGTCGATAAAAGTTAATTGCTTGACTCATAACCTAGATCTCGAGTTAGGTCGGATCGGGTGTTGTAACTAtgctaaaaaaatctaaagttcttccttcctttctttcttcgaACCAACACAGTCCAAGGTCAACCTTATTAAGACTTCCCAGAACTTTAATTAAAACCTCACTCGCTAATTTACTCAGACTTCCAGGCAGAGTCAAAATCCAGCAATGTATTGCAGGCTTATAGCATTAGGATAATGAAGAAGGCTAGTCATGATAAACACTTGACCATTTCTTTTTGAACATGAAATAGTTGACCACACTCTTTCTAAACAACCTGATGTCATTAATTACGGTGTCATAACTTCAGTTTTGAATTtccatttttatatttcatgattTGCAATTCCATGATTTGCATTGTCCATATGTTACTATGTAACATTCATGCTTTTACTCGTCAAAATCAAACCCAAGTATATCCCAAACCCAAGAACCCATATAATCTaggtattttaaaagaattttttttccaaagaattgattttctcctcttttttttcttctcaccTGCCGTCACTTTTTCTCTCAAATATACCAAGAATTCGATCCTATCTAAACTTAagctttttagttttaagaatATGATTAAAGAAACAAGTAGCTCTTTCTTTTGTTGCTTTCTATTTGGGATTTAATAATTGCTGTCATGTTCATTGTTTGAGTAACTGGCATTTGTGAGAATAGCAAGCTTTGACACAGGTCCTTGTAAACGTTGCTTCTTTCCCTGTTccaataaaatagaaagaaatccCTACTTTTACTaacagaacaagaaaaaagaaggctCGTTGGAATGGACAAGAAAGACAATGCAATTATGCAAACATTTTGACTTGTTGAAATCCTTCAGGAAGTTTGTTCTTTCTGGTTTCGACTCTCGCTTGACTGCAACATCATCCATATGTCTGTCTTTCTAGTAGAACAAATAAAATGAGTTAAATAGCGACTAAAATCTGTAAACCTCTTGAGAtcttattaatgaatataaacTGTAACATTATCAGGTTTCAGGATTAGAATGCTTAGTACTGACGGACTTGGCTGACGTTGGAACATTTCCTTGCCTGATCATCACATGGTGCTTGTCTTCCTTGAATAGCATGCTGACCTCCTTGGTAAGTTGCGACCTATTTTTAGCATTGCTAGCATCTGCACCTTTCTGAATAACTGCAACAACACTCAATAGAAGCAGGAGGTTCGGTATAGAGGGAGTTCGAAATGACAGCTAAACAAACTatttgaggaaaaagaaaacgacATGATAAATGGTAAAGATTAAAGAGCAATAAATTCAGACTTGTTTATCAGTCTAGTAAGAGGAAATCTGCAGTAATGACTTTTTTGAAGTACTTTATGAAGATTATTGAGAATGGAAATGCCTGCAAACATACCCCATGTAATTTATACCATGTAAAGCATAACAAATGTTTCATAATGATGACTTAAATGCTTAATTTGTATGCGACGAATGATTGCGCTGCGAAAGATTCAAACATGTTGTGAAATACAGGAATGAAACATCAAGCGTCTAAAGTGTTAAATGCTTACACATAACAGCAGCTATCAGTAAACCCTAAACAGTTTTTAGGCTAATAGATCCTAAATTTGAATTAGTCTGGGAGAAACAAGTAGGACTAACCTCTTCAAGACAATGAAAAAGACTTAATTCTTAAAACCTCCATGATAACCACCTTTTCTTCGTCAATCTTTTCAACAAAGGCCTCTGCTTCGCTATagctatattttctttcttggacaATCTTCATATCTGTATCATCTCTGATACTGTCACACACAGTCTCCTCACAACCATTTTCTGCCAAATCAACCGCATTTCCATTCGAATTACTTTTGACACCTCCATTTTGAGGTTCACTTTAAAGCTCTCCCGTTCCGCCTTGTCAGGCCGGGTTAGGTCATTGTGATCATGTCTGCAATGCAGGGAAAATAAGGATGAGTAAACTGTTTGCACAATTTCACCCCTTTTGAGTTTGATCCCTTCAGGGTGGCCTTTTGCTGCCACAGTGATGGCATTGCTGATGACCTCAAACATAGTTCTATTTGCACCCTCAAAAAATTGTCTCCACTCATCTAGCCCCTCAGAATTCATTGTCAGAATCTCAAATTTCCTAGCTTTAACCACTTGtgttatatatatcttttagaCTTATTAGAGCCTTCGCATTAGTCATTAACCTGATTCTTTTACTTGTTATATAACATGTACCAGGTACGTGAGGTTTGTAATTGTCACACATGAGGGAAACCTTGTAGAGGGAAATTCTcttttttgctttgctttgttcTTTTCTCAGAAATTTGATCTAACGGGCCAGGATAAGAATTTTCTGACAATGTTGTGCCCTAAATTTAGGTCTAATTAactgataatattatttttattatcatttttctaTCAGAATATGAAACAAATATACTTGATGACTTCCAGATACAAGATTATAGCAAGATTcacgtatttgtttttttttctttcttttcagtttaaaCTGATAGAGAATTCAAATAATAGTGATAAAGAAGCTCTGCAAGGAGAGAAAAGGTCTGAAACCATTACCATACCTTTGATGATTaagcaaagaagagaaaaactaaaACCGTTACAAAAACTGTTGATGGATCCAAATATTTGACACTCTAACAAGTATGCATTGCTCCTGTGCGCTATATGAACATTAAGTTGTATATACACCCCAAACAAACCCTTAAAACCATTAAAGTTGGCCCTCTTCTACCGCCTAGAGAACTTAATATCAAGTTTGACCAGGTGCAGGCATGCACATGGGAATGTTATTCCAAGGATAAGAGGCTACAGAGGTCTTCTAAGCTAACCTCGCGTCGTTCCTTGGGTCCCTGCATGCCGAAAGCTTCAATTGCCTGTTTCTTCCTTTCCTGCATCATCAATATCCTTTCTTCAATGCTATCTTGAACAATCAATCTAACAATTATTACATTCTTCTCCTGTCCATATTGGTGAACACGGTCTATTGCCTGTTCCTCAAATTCTGAGTTCCACCACggctccattaagtagacttcGGAAGCAGCTGTGAGGTTTATGCCGGCTCCTGAAACTTTAACGTTCGCAAGCAGTGTTGGGAAAATccgaccgggggtgtactgatatttgctcataggagggtaaagcacactggcacacaatatttaacgtggttcggcaaaaccgcctacatccacgggagagtctATATTATtgagatatatagagaaaggattacaacatatatggaggaggaggatcacttcactctctcaactcccagctcttaactgctgcacttgcagctg of Populus trichocarpa isolate Nisqually-1 chromosome 16, P.trichocarpa_v4.1, whole genome shotgun sequence contains these proteins:
- the LOC7458912 gene encoding probable mediator of RNA polymerase II transcription subunit 26b, which codes for MKSVSLDYWRDYFRTASSDIFGIIDHAILVAASDCPKEFKLRRDRIAERLFSCRLIKCSGCNQVELAVPGHDEDERDDRGCCSKRRDGDNSGSDDDEEEVDIDIDDGGFEYEGGGSKESKVNSSNRDNDFDNGEVNVNDQLVSNFSFGEAEALTDEIEEVSQTVDEVLRIKDILYNSQDESDSVLLESLRKLRLMALTVDTLKATEIGKAVNGLRKHGSKQIRHLARTLIEDWKVLVDEWYSAANVIRGNEGTPDSVNPSVVDEEEGLPSPPLDEGAFFATQPTSMELSQFFDGMDDDGNPRNNGEFIKNHVSRRRPSAENQNISKQKQQTPKGANMPSKDNESQQMRKQEDVVKASKPSNANSGPGRPLKQNVEQKMNQETVLIRKTDKVTSQRKPPTGQQDKLKSSDEVAVQMKLEATKRKLQERYQQAEKAKRQRTIQVMELHDLPKQGHVQKNQPMRLGNHNRHWAHGRR